The proteins below come from a single Vicugna pacos chromosome 13, VicPac4, whole genome shotgun sequence genomic window:
- the DDI2 gene encoding protein DDI1 homolog 2 isoform X1 has translation MSSLPTSDGFNHQAHPSGQSPEIGNPTGLAHPVSTSVCPIKPSDPDGIKPKAMKALKASAEFQITSEKQEHLPLQDLSERASSADSALANQSPAMPLQSSLEEAIVADNLEKSPAERSTQGLESHLHTRQEASLTRMRESQRLISRKDPGYRDLSRESGLQQHEEPRNEQHGVIQQNVPQAREHLCNTGNLERLGERQQNQQKSVGLESTMKGDQMPQNVDLPGTEKNILPSGCFGCSNSETLMEVDIVEQSLVAVLNSAGSQNPDVRNIGASDLTLDNPLMEVETSKCNPSSEILSNSISTQVLQLPESNVEMSGKMKDYENCPSSLSLCGSCQPSVESTEESCSSITAALKELHELLVISSKPASENTSEEVTCQSETVTESQMGIKDVSERWTQNEHLTATQDEQCSQVSYHQAISVSVKTEELTDTSTDAGIEDVENINLRGPSDGLLIDKEGVPKSRESISENSSVTLASAKTSNQLPCTLGVEISPRPLAGEEDALSKTSEQTESLSSSFILVKDLGQGTQNPVTDRPEIRENVYPEAAGPLLEFEPPTSHPSSSPSFLAPLIFPAADIDRILRAGFTLQEALGALHRVGGNADLALLVLLAKNIVVPT, from the coding sequence ATGTCATCATTACCAACTTCAGATGGATTTAACCATCAAGCCCATCCTTCAGGACAGAGTCCTGAGATTGGTAATCCTACAGGTCTTGCTCACCCTGTCTCTACTTCAGTCTGCCCAATCAAGCCCAGTGACCCAGACGGCATCAAACCTAAAGCTATGAAGGCTTTGAAGGCTTCAGCTGAATTCCAGATAACCTCTGAAAAACAAGAACACCTTCCTCTGCAGGATCTTTCTGAGCGTGCTTCTTCAGCAGACAGCGCTCTAGCAAACCAGAGTCCAGCCATGCCTTTGCAGAGTTCACTTGAAGAAGCCATTGTTGCAGATAATCTGGAGAAATCTCCTGCTGAAAGAAGCACCCAAGGCCTCGAATCTCATCTCCACACAAGACAGGAAGCTAGTTTAACCAGGATGCGAGAATCACAGAGGCTTATAAGTAGAAAGGATCCAGGATATCGGGACCTGAGTCGAGAGAGTGGCCTTCAGCAGCACGAAGAACCAAGAAATGAACAGCATGGGGTTATACAACAGAATGTTCCACAGGCCCGAGAACATCTTTGTAACACAGGGAACCTTGAACGTCTTGGAGAAAGGcaacagaatcaacaaaaaagTGTTGGTTTGGAATCTACAATGAAAGGAGACCAGATGCCGCAGAATGTGGACCTTCCGGGTACAGAGAAAAATATTCTACCTTCAGGATGCTTTGGCTGCTCAAATTCAGAAACACTTATGGAAGTAGATATAGTTGAACAGTCCCTAGTTGCTGTGCTTAATTCAGCAGGCAGTCAGAATCCCGATGTGAGGAACATTGGTGCATCTGATCTCACCTTAGATAATCCCTTGATGGAAGTAGAAACATCAAAGTGTAACCCTTCCTCTGAAATTTTGAGTAATTCCATTTCCACTCAGGTTTTACAGCTCCCAGAAAGTAATgttgaaatgtctggaaaaatGAAAGACTATGAGAATTGCCCCTCCTCTTTAAGTCTCTGTGGCAGTTGTCAGCCCTCTGTAGAGTCAACAGAGGAATCTTGCTCATCTATAACGGCAGCCTTGAAGGAACTTCATGAACTTTTGGTCATTAGTAGTAAACCAGCTTCAGAAAATACATCTGAAGAAGTTACCTGTCAATCAGAGACAGTAACTGAGAGCCAAATGGGTATTAAGGACGTTTCTGAAAGATGGACCCAAAATGAGCATCTTACAGCTACCCAGGATGAACAGTGTTCACAAGTCTCCTATCATCAGGCCATTTCGGTATCAGTGAAGACCGAAGAATTAACAGACACTTCAACTGATGCTGGAATAGAAGATGTGGAAAATATTAACCTCAGGGGTCCCAGTGATGGCCTGTTAATTGATAAAGAAGGTGTCCCAAAGTCTAGGGAATCAATAAGTGAGAACAGTTCTGTCACTCTAGCCTCAGCTAAAACGTCTAATCAACTACCCTGCACCTTAGGCGTAGAAATTTCACCCAGACCTTTAGCAGGTGAGGAGGATGCACTCAGTAAGACTTCTGAGCAGACTGAGTCCTTGTCATCCAGTTTCATATTGGTTAAAGATTTGGGTCAGGGCACACAGAATCCAGTGACAGACAGACCTGAGATAAGAGAAAATGTCTATCCTGAAGCTGCAGGGCCACTTCTAGAATTTGAACCACCTACCAGCCATCCATCATCAAGTCCCTCCTTTCTTGCACCATTAATTTTTCCTGCTGCAGACATTGACCGGATTCTCCGTGCCGGCTTTACTTTGCAGGAAGCTCTTGGGGCTTTGCATCGAGTTGGTGGAAATGCAGACCTTGCACTTCTTGTTTTGCTAGCAAAGAACATTGTAGTTCCTACATAA